A stretch of the Pirellulales bacterium genome encodes the following:
- a CDS encoding efflux RND transporter periplasmic adaptor subunit: protein MRVESGSHPKPLHHGGILPRAGELTAARDWTRRLVSFTPRYPWRIAAASLVCVMAIALFAWRVEGDVAPSGPAQGASGAATSAAAQPQTDEQQGEAVSVEVVKPSQHGLGRKTTQPGSVHAFQYAELYAKTSGYLGKQNVDIGDRVKQGQVLAIISVPELETDVQEAAASLERAQSVVAQMQAHVHTSQAEAAAATATVKQMEADVVRATAQRVYRSKEYRRMEELLELKSIDRRLVDEKQDATEAARAAELAAHAAVEKSKAEADAATARIAQAKADVQHAETEVQVAAAVLAKQKVMLDYTRIESPYDGVVTLRKFHPGSFIRAADQGGDVPLLTVARTDVVRVVMQVPDRDVPFTNVGDDATVEIDALPGKMFSGKVSRVADSENPQTRTMRVEIDLPNDKDLLREGMYGRATIQLAPPSTALTIPASALVGKTTDDKGKVYIVRAGKAVLTPIDIGQDDGLQMEVLSGIKPTDEVVIHYRGTLGDGMPVTVAADKPAAQKSH from the coding sequence ATGCGCGTGGAAAGTGGGTCACATCCCAAGCCGCTCCATCACGGTGGAATTCTGCCTCGCGCCGGTGAGCTAACTGCGGCGCGCGACTGGACAAGGCGGTTGGTATCATTCACGCCGCGATATCCGTGGCGGATCGCCGCCGCTTCGCTGGTGTGCGTCATGGCTATCGCCCTATTCGCATGGCGGGTCGAGGGGGACGTTGCTCCCTCGGGCCCAGCCCAAGGTGCCAGCGGCGCCGCGACAAGCGCAGCCGCTCAGCCGCAAACGGATGAACAACAAGGGGAAGCCGTGAGCGTCGAGGTCGTGAAGCCCTCGCAACATGGTCTGGGACGCAAAACGACCCAACCAGGATCTGTGCATGCCTTTCAGTACGCTGAGCTATATGCAAAGACTTCTGGATATCTCGGGAAGCAGAATGTCGACATTGGCGATCGCGTGAAGCAAGGCCAGGTGTTGGCCATTATCAGCGTGCCGGAATTGGAAACCGACGTGCAAGAAGCGGCGGCATCGCTGGAACGCGCTCAGAGCGTGGTGGCCCAAATGCAGGCCCACGTGCATACTAGCCAGGCCGAAGCGGCCGCTGCAACGGCGACCGTCAAGCAGATGGAGGCGGATGTCGTGCGTGCCACCGCGCAGCGCGTTTACCGCAGTAAAGAATATCGTCGCATGGAAGAACTGCTGGAACTGAAGTCGATTGACAGGCGACTGGTCGACGAAAAGCAGGATGCCACGGAAGCCGCCCGCGCTGCCGAGTTAGCTGCGCATGCAGCCGTGGAAAAATCCAAGGCCGAAGCCGATGCCGCGACCGCGCGCATCGCGCAGGCCAAAGCCGACGTGCAGCATGCGGAAACCGAGGTGCAAGTTGCGGCAGCCGTATTGGCCAAGCAGAAGGTGATGTTGGATTACACGCGGATCGAATCTCCGTACGATGGCGTGGTCACCCTGCGTAAATTTCACCCCGGATCATTTATTCGTGCTGCCGATCAAGGGGGCGATGTACCGTTGTTGACCGTTGCGCGGACTGATGTTGTCCGCGTGGTTATGCAGGTGCCGGATCGCGACGTGCCATTTACAAATGTCGGCGACGATGCGACGGTCGAAATCGACGCCTTGCCAGGGAAAATGTTCTCGGGCAAGGTGTCGCGTGTGGCCGACTCGGAAAATCCGCAGACGCGCACGATGCGGGTCGAGATCGACCTGCCGAACGACAAGGACTTGCTACGCGAAGGGATGTATGGCCGTGCGACCATTCAGTTGGCGCCACCGTCGACGGCGCTCACCATCCCGGCGAGCGCCTTGGTCGGCAAAACGACCGACGACAAAGGCAAGGTATATATCGTGCGTGCCGGCAAGGCAGTGCTGACACCGATCGACATCGGCCAGGACGACGGCCTGCAAATGGAAGTCCTCAGCGGCATCAAGCCCACGGATGAGGTCGTTATCCATTATCGCGGCACGCTGGGCGATGGCATGCCCGTCACGGTAGCGGCCGATAAACCGGCAGCGCAGAAATCCCATTAA
- a CDS encoding TolC family protein has product MAVRLPIPAVSRVAQGNPQVYPPTQPAPVEVMPIDLAMAWQLAARQNPTIGWARQVVQERMANLLQARVIAVPSLNAGTTAHFHNGSVESADGNVMTVPGQASLYVGGGAAVAAAGTVNIPAVSIFAPVADVIYQPLAARQFVAASRYDVRATFNSILLDVSTQYLELVGAEAWFAALRHSEFDMAEIVRATLAFAEAGQGRESDANRARSEALLLRARVQAAEGDIAVAAARLSKLLQLNPSVALRAPGRPLAIVTLVNPNEPLESLVETAIRFRPELGARSSEVSAAEVRYRQERMRPLLPTMSMGFSSGTFGGGSALVDPTYGSFSGRNDFDVMALWTLQNAGMGNVSLWRQRRAEVGQSVANRIRMLNQVRREVASAQADCAARRREVEFAILQLRTAELGFVEEVRRARGGEGLPIEALNLIDLLVDAREDLIRATVAYNQAEFRLFVALGWPPIVAVPTSPPQEVPNTTRTSVAEPLAAP; this is encoded by the coding sequence GTGGCGGTTCGTCTGCCGATTCCTGCCGTGTCGCGTGTCGCGCAAGGAAATCCTCAGGTGTATCCGCCGACGCAACCCGCGCCTGTCGAGGTCATGCCCATCGATTTGGCCATGGCCTGGCAGTTGGCAGCGCGGCAGAACCCAACCATCGGTTGGGCGCGGCAGGTCGTGCAAGAACGAATGGCCAACCTGCTGCAAGCGCGCGTGATCGCGGTGCCGAGTTTGAATGCCGGAACGACGGCGCATTTTCATAATGGCTCGGTCGAAAGTGCCGACGGCAACGTCATGACCGTGCCCGGCCAGGCATCGTTGTACGTAGGGGGCGGTGCCGCAGTGGCGGCTGCCGGTACGGTCAATATTCCCGCGGTGAGCATTTTTGCGCCTGTCGCCGACGTTATTTACCAGCCGCTGGCCGCGCGGCAGTTCGTCGCTGCCAGTCGATATGACGTTCGCGCCACATTTAATTCGATCTTGCTGGACGTCAGCACGCAGTACTTGGAACTGGTCGGCGCCGAGGCCTGGTTTGCCGCCTTGCGTCATTCGGAGTTCGACATGGCCGAGATCGTGCGTGCCACGTTGGCCTTTGCCGAAGCCGGGCAGGGACGTGAATCCGATGCCAATCGCGCACGCAGCGAGGCATTATTATTGCGGGCACGCGTGCAAGCCGCCGAGGGGGATATCGCGGTCGCCGCGGCACGGCTTTCCAAATTGCTGCAATTAAACCCGTCGGTTGCCCTGCGAGCGCCAGGCCGGCCGCTGGCGATCGTGACACTGGTCAACCCCAACGAGCCGTTGGAAAGTCTCGTCGAAACGGCGATCCGTTTTCGACCCGAATTGGGGGCTCGTTCGAGCGAAGTCAGCGCGGCCGAAGTGCGCTACCGGCAAGAACGAATGCGCCCGCTGTTGCCGACGATGTCGATGGGCTTCAGCAGCGGCACGTTTGGCGGTGGCAGTGCGCTTGTGGATCCTACGTACGGCAGCTTCTCTGGCCGCAATGACTTTGACGTGATGGCCCTCTGGACGCTGCAAAACGCAGGTATGGGTAATGTCAGTCTATGGCGGCAACGGCGGGCCGAAGTAGGGCAATCCGTGGCCAATCGCATTCGCATGCTCAACCAGGTTCGCAGAGAAGTCGCTTCGGCCCAGGCCGACTGCGCGGCACGTCGTCGCGAGGTTGAGTTTGCGATCCTGCAGTTGCGCACCGCTGAGTTGGGTTTTGTCGAAGAAGTGCGTCGCGCGCGCGGCGGCGAAGGCCTGCCCATCGAAGCATTGAACTTGATCGATTTGCTGGTCGACGCGCGCGAAGACTTGATTCGAGCCACAGTCGCCTACAACCAGGCCGAATTCCGACTGTTCGTGGCGCTGGGCTGGCCGCCCATCGTGGCGGTCCCCACTTCGCCGCCGCAAGAGGTTCCCAATACGACGCGAACGTCCGTCGCCGAACCTCTGGCCGCGCCGTAG
- a CDS encoding TolC family protein: MAIVHRTKHFRRLPTTLLAATAIALGLGSAVGAAPPTPVVRAVVAVQPPAVEDVASPAGAPVVEAVPRSQQSLLADQFAPIDLPAAVRLAGVRNPDLFLARQRVVEAAALRQLAAAQLLPNLNAGSNFDSHSGSLQETPGDILRVSRSSLYVGAGANAVGSGTVNIPGVVWNVNVSNTIYGILVARQVLREQEFANRQTNNDILGAVGTAYYELMRAEGLRAVYVQIRNDTAVVADITAAFAKVGEGRQADAERAATELAQRQVDVFGAEGRILVASARLCQILNLDPSVRLHVTDGWVVPTPIVPEPIPLNELVAMAMLQRPDLAERRAAIRETFLSLQASRLLPFSPNVFIGFSAGTFGGGSNIISESTGAPRFGSFSGRNDFDAIGYWTLQNLGYGNIALIDAARARLGQNDYQFLIVLNQARADVAESYALSMARYAQIGTNEQATRSGQAGFHEDLLRTRNGEGLPIETLNNLRLWARARIDYLNSIVDFNVAQVRLYVALGQPRADMLARTAPAPPGPGAEVVLPGAPEPLPAVPPAIPQP; this comes from the coding sequence ATGGCGATCGTCCATCGGACAAAGCACTTCCGGCGTCTCCCCACGACGCTGCTGGCGGCAACCGCGATTGCTCTTGGACTTGGCTCCGCCGTCGGGGCTGCGCCCCCCACGCCCGTGGTCCGCGCCGTTGTGGCTGTTCAGCCTCCGGCGGTGGAGGACGTAGCAAGTCCCGCGGGGGCGCCCGTTGTTGAGGCCGTCCCGCGCTCTCAGCAATCGCTACTCGCAGATCAATTCGCCCCGATCGATTTACCAGCCGCCGTGCGCCTGGCGGGCGTGCGGAACCCCGACTTGTTCCTTGCCAGGCAGCGCGTCGTCGAGGCCGCGGCCTTGCGACAGTTGGCCGCGGCGCAGCTCCTGCCGAATCTCAACGCCGGCTCGAACTTCGATTCGCACTCGGGCAGCTTGCAGGAGACACCCGGCGACATCCTGCGCGTCAGCCGCAGCTCGCTGTATGTCGGGGCGGGGGCTAATGCCGTCGGCTCGGGCACGGTGAACATTCCCGGTGTCGTTTGGAATGTGAACGTCTCGAACACGATTTACGGCATACTCGTGGCCCGGCAGGTGCTGCGCGAGCAAGAATTTGCCAACAGGCAAACGAATAACGACATCCTGGGAGCCGTGGGCACGGCCTACTATGAATTGATGCGTGCCGAAGGGCTGCGCGCCGTCTACGTGCAGATTCGCAACGATACGGCCGTGGTGGCCGACATCACGGCGGCCTTCGCCAAAGTCGGCGAGGGACGGCAGGCAGATGCCGAACGTGCCGCCACGGAACTCGCGCAGCGCCAGGTCGATGTTTTCGGCGCCGAAGGGCGGATCCTGGTGGCATCAGCCCGGCTCTGCCAGATATTGAATCTCGATCCATCCGTGCGCCTGCACGTCACAGACGGTTGGGTCGTGCCGACTCCGATTGTGCCAGAGCCGATCCCACTGAACGAGTTGGTGGCCATGGCGATGTTGCAACGACCTGACCTGGCAGAGCGCCGGGCCGCGATCCGCGAGACGTTCCTGTCGTTGCAAGCCTCGCGACTTTTGCCGTTTTCGCCTAACGTGTTCATCGGTTTTAGCGCCGGTACGTTCGGGGGCGGCAGCAATATTATCTCGGAGTCTACCGGGGCCCCGCGCTTTGGCAGTTTCAGTGGCCGCAATGATTTCGATGCCATCGGTTATTGGACCTTGCAGAATCTTGGTTACGGCAACATCGCGTTGATCGACGCCGCGCGGGCTCGCCTGGGGCAAAATGACTATCAATTCCTGATCGTGCTCAATCAGGCCCGCGCCGACGTGGCCGAATCGTATGCCTTGTCGATGGCCCGATATGCGCAAATCGGCACGAACGAACAGGCCACGCGCAGCGGACAGGCCGGTTTTCATGAAGATCTGTTGCGGACCCGCAACGGCGAAGGCTTGCCGATCGAAACGTTGAACAACCTGCGGCTGTGGGCGCGTGCCAGGATCGATTACCTGAATTCGATCGTGGATTTCAACGTGGCCCAGGTGAGGTTGTACGTGGCCTTAGGTCAGCCACGTGCCGACATGTTGGCCCGTACCGCGCCGGCACCCCCTGGCCCAGGAGCCGAAGTTGTCCTGCCAGGGGCGCCCGAACCGTTGCCTGCTGTCCCGCCTGCAATTCCTCAACCATAG